AGTGAACAACCCGACCAGCATCATGACGGTCGAGACCGAAGCGGACGCGAAACCCGCGCGCCGCAGCAGCCTGTCGCGCCGCGTGCTGCTGTCCACCCTGCTCCCGCTGGGACTGTTCACGCTGCTGACACTGGGCTTCCTGGTGTACGCCCTCCCGAACGCGCAGCGGCAGCTGATCACCCAGAACGCGCAGGCGGTGGCGGTCGCCGTGGGCAGCAACCTCGACGTGACCGACCAGAACACCGTGTACGCGCAGCTGGACGCGCTCATCAAGCGCAGCTCGGTGGGTTTCGTGCAGGTGAACCTGCCGGACGGCACGACCTTCTTCCGCAGCAAGAACGCGTACACCGACGGCCCCCTGTCCGAGCAGATCGCGGCGTGGGTGCAGCAGCACCCGGACAACTCGACCTTCGTGCAGAGCGGCAGCCCTGCCGACTCGTACCGGTACCAGCTGGCCCTGCTGGAGCAGGTGGGCGCGGGCGACTCGGACCAGGCGAAAGCGCTGAAGCAGTCGGTGGCGAACCCCGACAACCAGAAGTCCACCACCATCACGTACCTGCTGTCGAGCATCAACGTGACCCAGAACGCGCAGGGTGACCGTGCGGTGGGTCAGGGCATCAAGGCCGCCAGCGGCACGCCGCTGTACAGCATCGTGGTCGGCGTGCCGGGCGACGCGGCCTTCGCGCTGCTGCGCAACACGCTGCTGCTGGTGCTGGGCGTGGCCCTCCTGGCGTTCATGCTGGCGGCCCTGCTCGCGGCCCGCACGGCGCGCCTGGTGGTGCAGCCGATCGAGCGTCTGGTGCGCGCCGCGGACGCCATCAGCATGGGTGACCTGGACCGCCCCGTGACGGTGGAGCGTAACGACGAGATCGGTGACCTGGCGCAGGCGCTGGAACGCATGCGTCTGTCGCTGGAGGCCGCAATGGAACGCCTCCGCCGCCGCCGCAAGGGCGTCTGAGCCTCTCCCCTCTCCGCGACACCTCCTTCAGCCTGACTGCCCCCGGAACGTTCCGGGGGCGGTTCCGTTCTGTCCGGAGCGGAACGCTACAATGAGGGCATGACGGCTCCCGCCCCCACCACGCTCGTGCTGATCGACGGGCACGCCCTGGCCTTCCGGTCGTACTTCGCGTTGCCGCCCCTCACGAACCGTCAGGGCGAGGCGACGAACGCCATCCTGGGCTTTCTGAAGCTCACGCTTCGCCTCGCGCGGCAGGCGGGCAATCAGGTGATCGTGGTGTTCGACCCGCCCGTGAAGACCTTCCGGCACGAGCAGTTCGAGGGGTACAAGGCGGGCCGCGCCGAAATGCCCGCCGACCTGCCCGGCCAGATCGACCGCATCCGCGAGATCGTGGACGCGGTGGGCCTGCCTCGCCTGGAAGAACCCGGCTACGAGGCGGACGACGTGATCGCGTCCCTGACCCGAAAGGCGGAAGGGACCGGCATGCAGGTGCGGATCGTGACGAGCGACCGCGACGCGTACCAGCTGCTCGACGATCACGTGCGCGTCATCACCAACGACTTCCGGCTGATCGGGCCGCAGGAGGTGCTGGAGAAGTACGGCGTGACGGTCCGGCAGTGGGTGGATTACCGCGCGCTGACCGGCGACGCGAGCGACAACATCCCCGGCGCGAAGGGCATCGGGCCGAAGACCGCGTCGAAGCTGCTGCAGGAGTACGGTTCGCTGGAAGGCATCTACGAGGCCGCGCGGGCCGGGACGCTGAAACCGGACGGCACGCGCCAGAAACTGCTGGATTCCGAGGCGGCCGTGCAGTTCAGCCACCGGCTGTCGTGTATGGTGACGGACCTGCCGCTGGACGTGCAGCTGGGCGCGGGGCGACTGCCGGGCGACCCGGCGCGGCTCGACGCGCTGCTCACGGAACTGGAGCTGCACTCGGTGAAGCGCGACGTGCTGGGCCTGGACGGGCCGGAGGCGCGGGTGCCGGACAGCGTGCTGGAGGCCGAGCACGCGCGGGAGCAGACCGTCCAGGCCGAACCGGTCGCGGAGGCGGCGACCGCGGAGTGGCGCACGCCCGGCGAGGACGTGGTGTGGGGGTACGTGCTGTCCCGCGAGGACGACCTGACGGCGGCCCTGCTGGACGCCGCGACCTTCGAGGCGCCGGGCGAGGGCACCGGCGAGGCGGGCGTGGTGCGGGTCGCGCCGCGCCAGGAGCCGCCCGAGTGGCGCCGCACCGAGGCGTACGCCCCGCCGGAAGGGCTGTTCGGGGACGCGCCGGACGCGCCGCGCACCAAGACGCAGCAGAAGGCCGCCGAGAAGGCACGGAAGGAGCAGGAGAAGGCCGCGCAGAAGCTGCGTGAGCAGTTCCCGGCGACGGTGCTGGACGCGGAATTCGTGGGGCAGCGGACCGTCACGGCGGCCGGCGCGAAGGCTCTCGCCGCTCACCTGAGCGTGCGCGGCACGACGCTCGAACCGGGCGACGACCCCCTCCTGATGGCGTACCTGCTGGACCCCGCCAACACCAGCATGAGCGCCGTCACGCAACGCTACCTGAACACGCCCTGGCCGGACGACGCGGCGGGCCGCGCCACGCTGAGCGCCCGGCTGCTGCGCGACCTGCCCGCGCAGTTCGACGATGCGCGCCGCGCCCTGTACCACGACATGGAGCTGCCGCTCTCGCGCGTCCTGACGCGCATGGAGGTGCACGGCGTGCGCCTCGACAGCGAGTACCTGCGCGGCATGTCCCTCGCGATGGGCGCGCGCATCGCGGCCCTCGAAACGCAGATTCACGCGCACGCGGGCCGGGAATTCCAGATCCGCAGCCGCGACCAGCTGGAAGCGGTCCTGTACGACGAACTGGGCCTCGCCAGCGGCAAGAAGACCAAACTGACCGGGAAGCGCAGCACCGCCGTCGCCGCGCTGGAACCCCTGAGGGACGAGCACCCCATCGTGCCCGCCCTGCTGGAATACCGCGAGCTGGAAAAATTGCGCGGCACGTACCTCGACCCGCTCCCGAACCTCGTGAACGCCCGCACGGGCCGCCTGCACACCACGTTCGCTCAGGCGGCCGTCGCGACGGGACGCCTGAGCAGCCTGAACCCCAACCTGCAGAACATCCCCATCCGCAGCGAGAATGGCCGGGAGCTGCGCAAGGGCTTCATCGCGGACGACGGGTACTGCCTGATCAGCGCGGACTACTCGCAGATCGAGCTGCGGCTCCTGGCGCACATCGCGGACGACCCCCTCATGCAGCGCGCCTTCCAGGAGGGCGCGGACATTCACCGCCGCACGGCCGCGCAGGTGCTGGGCCTGAACGAGGACACCGTCACGCCCGACCAGCGCCGCGCCGCGAAGACCGTGAATTTCGGGGTGCTGTACGGCATGAGCGCGCACCGCCTGTCGGGCGATCTGGGCATCCCGTACGCGGACGCGGCGGGCTTCATCGAGACGTACTTCAGCACGTACCCCGGCATTCGCGGGTACATCGACCGGACGCTGGACTTCGGGCGGCAGCACGGGTTCGTGGAGACGCTGTACGGCCGCCGCCGCTACGTGCCGGAACTGACGAGCGGGAACCGGAACGTGCGCGAGGCAGGCGAGCGGCTGGCGTACAACATGCCGATCCAGGGCACGGCGGCCGACATCATCAAGCTCGCCATGATCCGCCTGGACCGCGAACTGCAGGGTACGGGCGCGCGACTGCTGCTGCAGGTGCACGACGAACTGCTGCTGGAAGTCCCCGAGGAGCGCGCGCAGAGCGTCGCGGCCCTCGTGCGCGAGGTGATGGAGGGCGCCGTGCAGCTCAAGGTGCCGCTCGCGGTGGAGGTGGGCGTCGGCCCGAACTGGTACGACACCAAGTGATACGGTTTTGAGCTGAACTTTTGGAGTTCAGCCGAGCGAAGCGAGCACCAACAAGTACGGTTTGGAGGAGATGGAAGCGAGCAGGCGTCCTGCAGGGCGCTGTTCTGCCCAAGAAGGGATGCCTTCGCTGTTTCCGGCATCCCTGGAATCGGATCAACACCGGATGAGGCAGCTCCGGTTTGCCCGGCATGGCTCCCGGACCGGACGCACAGGTAAACGGGCAGGAGACGCCTGTCCTGCCACACTGCACCCATGACCACCCCCACGAACCCCAAACCGAAACCGCAGCCGCAGCCCGTCCCCACGCCCGCCCCGAAACCGGATGGCGGCCCCGTCACTCCGCCCCTGCCGGACTGACCGGCAGGAGCGGGAGGGTGTGCCGGGCGGGTCAGCCGGAGTAGGTTGGCCCGCTCAGGTCGTAGTGGACCTGCAGGGTCGGACTGCCCGGTACGTATCCGCACTGGCGCTGCGCGTCCGGCGGGAAGATGTCCGGGTCGAGCTGCGGGAGGCACAGGGCGGGTTGCACGTCCTCCTGGAGCGTGCCGAGCACGAGTTCCCTGAGGGCGCTGTCGGTGGTGGCGCGGCCGAGCAGCCAGTGCAGCAGGGCCGCGTGGTCTTCCGGGGTCATGTGGGGCGCGCGGATGACGGTGTAGGTGTGCAGGCGGTGCAGCAGGACGGCCGGGTCGTGCAGCTGCGTGCCGATCTGCACGCAGGTGGCGAGTTCCTCGGCGGCGCGCTGCTCGTCGCCCTGCTGGTACAGGCACTGGGCGAGCGTGTCGAGCATCTCGGCGCGGCTGCCCGGCTGGCCCTGCAGGTCGAGCGCGAGGGCGTCCAGGCACAGGCGCACCGCTTCGGCGGGCCGCTGGAGGTCCAGCAGGTTGAGGGCCATGTGGTTCAGCAGGCCGGGGATCATGGCGGTCGCCTGGAGGTCCTGCGCGAGCTTCAGGCCGTCCGTCAGGGCCACGTGCGCTTCGGCGCGGCGGCCCAGGCGCGTCAGGATGCGGCCCAGCGAGGCGTGCGCCTGCACGTGGTTCCCGCCGAGCGGGAGGCGCTGACCTGCACGGATCGCGGCGCGCATCCACGTCTCGGCGTCCTGCAGGCGGCCCGCCTGCACGGCGTTCACCCCGAGGTAGTTGAGGGTGTACGCCTGCCGGGAGAGCAGCTGGAGGGCCTCGGACTGCCGGTTGATGTCGAGCCAGATCGCTTCGGCCTGCTCGTACTCGCCCGCCTGGTGATGCAGGACGGCGAGGGCGTCCATGCCCTGCATGAGTTCCTGCGTGTCGCCGCTCTGCAGGAGCAGGTCGGCGGCCGCGCGGAAGTCCTCGCGCGCCTGCGGGAGCTGGTGCATGCGGATGCGGAGCGCGGCGCGCGAGCGCAGCACGTGCCCGCGTGGCGCGGCGTCCGGCGGGAGGTCCTGCAGGACGCGGCCCATCAGGCCCGCGACGCTGGCGTAGTTGCCGACCTGGTCAGCCCAGCGGGGCGCCTCGCGCGCCAGGGTGGTGAGGAGCGGCCAGTCGTGCGGGTGGTGCGCGAGCGTACGGGCCGCCTGCCCGATGTCGGGCCATTCGTCCAGCAGGTCCGCGACCTGCCCGCCCTGGAAGCGTCCGGCGTTCAGCGACTGCGCGAAGTGCAGGGCGTGCCGGTGCAGCACGCCCTGCCAAGCCGCCTGGGCCTGTTCGCGCACGAAGGCGCGGGCGAGCGGGTGCCAGCGCAGCCGTCCGCCGCCCGGGCCGGTCCCGCCGAGGCCGGCCGTACCGACGCTCAGCCAGGACTTGTCGGTCAGGGCGGCGAGGTCGCTGAGGGTGGCGCCCGTCACCTGCCGCGCGGCGCGCGGCGTGAAGTCTGCCAGGAACACCGCGAGCCGTCCGAGCCGCTCCTGTTCCTGCGGGGCGAGGCGCTGCCAGGAGGCTTCCAGCACCATGCGGGCACTGGCGTGGCGGGGCAGCACGTCGCGGTCGCGGGTTTCGAGCAGGTCGAGGTCCGGCTGCGTGAGGTCCGCGCCGCGCAGGATGCCGCTGTCGAGCTGCGCGGCGATCTCGGCGGGCTTGAGGGTGCGGACCCAGGCGCTCGCGAGTTCGATGAGGAGCGGCACGCCGCGCACGAGGGCGCAGACGCTCTCGATGCCGTGACGGTGCTCGTCCGGCGTGAAGTTCAGGGACGCGCGGGTGGCGCGGCGCACGAACAGGCGGGCGGCGTCCGACCAGCCGGGCTCGCCGTCCTCGGCGACGGGCCGGTCGAGGGACAGGCCGTCCAGGGGCAGCACCGCTTCCTGCGCGAGGTGCAGGCGCTCGCGGGACGTGACGAGGACGCGCAGGTGCGGGAGGGCGTGCAGGAGCTGCGAGACGTCGT
The nucleotide sequence above comes from Deinococcus aquiradiocola. Encoded proteins:
- a CDS encoding HAMP domain-containing protein; its protein translation is MKYTVVIRQPVPEAILGELTRELSKQFELTADQAAKLASRRSGRLMKPTTRKRAERLMQVFQSVGAQVTLEEVREDTTMLKDPFAAERPGLVGAATLPVPQVDTSPYAPAGTSAFPQGDALTGGPSPYGTGPLLSGESTFTGLPSGTQADWGSTTVATLPSQGWDAGLLPSDPLPTPEPFVQRDADLVTPEHVPSGVPEMNLGGLLGTSRPASTPDLPDDITALTPLPDNVYGLSGATFPSSAPLPTVTSEPITDDAWADFTGSLNSAPANSTSTPEVNNPTSIMTVETEADAKPARRSSLSRRVLLSTLLPLGLFTLLTLGFLVYALPNAQRQLITQNAQAVAVAVGSNLDVTDQNTVYAQLDALIKRSSVGFVQVNLPDGTTFFRSKNAYTDGPLSEQIAAWVQQHPDNSTFVQSGSPADSYRYQLALLEQVGAGDSDQAKALKQSVANPDNQKSTTITYLLSSINVTQNAQGDRAVGQGIKAASGTPLYSIVVGVPGDAAFALLRNTLLLVLGVALLAFMLAALLAARTARLVVQPIERLVRAADAISMGDLDRPVTVERNDEIGDLAQALERMRLSLEAAMERLRRRRKGV
- the polA gene encoding DNA polymerase I, coding for MTAPAPTTLVLIDGHALAFRSYFALPPLTNRQGEATNAILGFLKLTLRLARQAGNQVIVVFDPPVKTFRHEQFEGYKAGRAEMPADLPGQIDRIREIVDAVGLPRLEEPGYEADDVIASLTRKAEGTGMQVRIVTSDRDAYQLLDDHVRVITNDFRLIGPQEVLEKYGVTVRQWVDYRALTGDASDNIPGAKGIGPKTASKLLQEYGSLEGIYEAARAGTLKPDGTRQKLLDSEAAVQFSHRLSCMVTDLPLDVQLGAGRLPGDPARLDALLTELELHSVKRDVLGLDGPEARVPDSVLEAEHAREQTVQAEPVAEAATAEWRTPGEDVVWGYVLSREDDLTAALLDAATFEAPGEGTGEAGVVRVAPRQEPPEWRRTEAYAPPEGLFGDAPDAPRTKTQQKAAEKARKEQEKAAQKLREQFPATVLDAEFVGQRTVTAAGAKALAAHLSVRGTTLEPGDDPLLMAYLLDPANTSMSAVTQRYLNTPWPDDAAGRATLSARLLRDLPAQFDDARRALYHDMELPLSRVLTRMEVHGVRLDSEYLRGMSLAMGARIAALETQIHAHAGREFQIRSRDQLEAVLYDELGLASGKKTKLTGKRSTAVAALEPLRDEHPIVPALLEYRELEKLRGTYLDPLPNLVNARTGRLHTTFAQAAVATGRLSSLNPNLQNIPIRSENGRELRKGFIADDGYCLISADYSQIELRLLAHIADDPLMQRAFQEGADIHRRTAAQVLGLNEDTVTPDQRRAAKTVNFGVLYGMSAHRLSGDLGIPYADAAGFIETYFSTYPGIRGYIDRTLDFGRQHGFVETLYGRRRYVPELTSGNRNVREAGERLAYNMPIQGTAADIIKLAMIRLDRELQGTGARLLLQVHDELLLEVPEERAQSVAALVREVMEGAVQLKVPLAVEVGVGPNWYDTK
- a CDS encoding tetratricopeptide repeat protein yields the protein MLHTLGGLHLESAARQQSAPLVLLTYLALEGPQERRSVQELFFPGHADGAGRLRMMVHRLRHAAPGALDTPGTRLVSTLECDAGRLMRAAERQDAAEVLALYQGKFLDGVRLPGDAELEEWVFSMRERLAARVRTSLLALGCAAALRHEAGQALSHAERAYMLPGAPEPDRDEACRLALLLTATGSAFAADARAETRRLGVTLPEQAADALAALQPGAARQEPAGPPGGLERRRPAGDTAPVTTDRPDARTDADGPLPPLLGREDALAHLDASLNAGTRLVTILGQGGVGKTLLARHVLQRALQRGADRDVTPALMVDLSDTHDPAAVMAALAGRVHARSAALQDVAQALAPYDLLILDNFEQVLPAANDVSQLLHALPHLRVLVTSRERLHLAQEAVLPLDGLSLDRPVAEDGEPGWSDAARLFVRRATRASLNFTPDEHRHGIESVCALVRGVPLLIELASAWVRTLKPAEIAAQLDSGILRGADLTQPDLDLLETRDRDVLPRHASARMVLEASWQRLAPQEQERLGRLAVFLADFTPRAARQVTGATLSDLAALTDKSWLSVGTAGLGGTGPGGGRLRWHPLARAFVREQAQAAWQGVLHRHALHFAQSLNAGRFQGGQVADLLDEWPDIGQAARTLAHHPHDWPLLTTLAREAPRWADQVGNYASVAGLMGRVLQDLPPDAAPRGHVLRSRAALRIRMHQLPQAREDFRAAADLLLQSGDTQELMQGMDALAVLHHQAGEYEQAEAIWLDINRQSEALQLLSRQAYTLNYLGVNAVQAGRLQDAETWMRAAIRAGQRLPLGGNHVQAHASLGRILTRLGRRAEAHVALTDGLKLAQDLQATAMIPGLLNHMALNLLDLQRPAEAVRLCLDALALDLQGQPGSRAEMLDTLAQCLYQQGDEQRAAEELATCVQIGTQLHDPAVLLHRLHTYTVIRAPHMTPEDHAALLHWLLGRATTDSALRELVLGTLQEDVQPALCLPQLDPDIFPPDAQRQCGYVPGSPTLQVHYDLSGPTYSG